From the genome of Acropora palmata chromosome 4, jaAcrPala1.3, whole genome shotgun sequence, one region includes:
- the LOC141879314 gene encoding uncharacterized protein LOC141879314 isoform X1, with product MENRNFRSYTVQDLVNKMKKLRQKYKQEKDKSSRSGTGKRKKWKFFEIIDRTLCDKPQVKPPLVIDSSASSTADLHDTVNDENSEKGDNDNHDNDVSYDGSQPSLPFEEQALLCTEGTTVQGNEEKHKAKDQEDCKITSRAPNKKRKRSNMEKSLDVFCERFTQISKEETERHLKAEEDRHKREMDFQLKQAQLENERRRSEREHEMNVLRLILSHGHVSTGRIHYPPNDNWGQNYPGMSANSMFQPCIPTHSSMDNISVSDSDGSTFATL from the exons ATGGAAAATAGAAATTTTAGAAGTTACACAGTGCAAGATCTggtgaataaaatgaaaaagttgcgacaaaaatataaacaagagAAAGACAAGTCCAGCAGGAGTGGAAcaggcaaaagaaaaaaatggaagtTCTTTGAAATTATTGACAGAACATTGTGTGACAAACCACAAGTGAAACCACCTCTTGTCATTGACTCATCTGCATCTTCCACTGCTGATCTTCATGACACAGTTAATGATGAAAACTCtgaaaaag GTGACAATGACAATCATGATAATGACGTCTCTTATGATGGTTCTCAACCATCACTCCCCTTTGAAGAGCAAG cATTGCTGTGCACTGAGGGCACAACTGTGCAGggaaatgaggaaaaacatAAGGCTAAAGATCAGGAAGATTGCAAGATCACATCAAGAGCACCCAACAAAAAGCGTAAAAGGTCAAACATGGAAAAAAGCCTTGATGTGTtttgtgaaagatttactcagatatcaaaagaagaaactgAAAG GCATCTAAAAGCTGAAGAAGATCGGCACAAACGAGAGATGGATTTTCAGCTAAAGCAAGCAcagttggaaaatgaaaggcGACGTTCAGAAAGGGAACATGAAATGAATGTTTTAAGATTAATATTAAGCCATGGGCATGTTTCTACAGGACGTATTCATTATCCCCCTAATGACAATTGGGGGCAAAATTACCCAGGGATGTCAGCCAATTCAATGTTCCAACCATGTATTCCCACGCACTCTAGTATGGACAACATTTCTGTTTCCGACTCAGATGGCTCAACATTTGCAACCTTGTAG
- the LOC141879497 gene encoding uncharacterized protein LOC141879497: MHWNVLLSAMFFKGLVFRIKLSFSSNILSSTDEFIPNNRGFKMACLNITSLSKHIDELRVLLKNNSLDLLAINETRLNETIADNEISISGYNIVRRDRPLNGRNGGGVCFYVRSNINYIVRADLVSDQLENLSIEIIKPRSKPFIVATWYRPPNSPFELFSTFEDFVGKLDADGKEYYFMGDFNCNMLPASFYNAYTQALLNITDIYNLKQLITEPTRITPLSSTLIDVIFTNLPDNTTCSGVSHIGISDHSLIYVYRKISSPSVIKGTSTITYRQFKNFNRNTFRSDILAQPWDDLKGVHNPNEMWLKWKTLFLEVSDVHTPLRSKRVRGFKNPWITTELKKMMHLRDRLKIRPYGLVTLSTGIILRGHVTM, encoded by the exons ATGCACTGGAATGTACTTCTGTCAGCAATGTTCTTTAAAGGACTGGTCTTTAGGATTAAA ctttctttttctagTAATATTCTCTCTAGTACCGATGAATTTATTCCGAACAATCGGGGCTTCAAAATGGCTTGTTTAAATATAACTAGTCTTTCGAAGCATATTGATGAACTTCGTGTCCTTTTAAAGAACAATAGCCTTGATTTGTTAGCTATCAACGAGACACGTTTAAATGAAACCATCGCTGATAATGAGATCAGCATCAGTGGCTATAATATCGTTCGTCGTGATCGACCTTTAAACGGCCGAAACGGAGGTGGggtttgtttttatgtgcGTTCTAACATTAATTACATTGTGCGCGCGGATCTCGTATCTGATCAACTCGAAAATCTTTCGATTGAAATTATCAAGCCAAGAAGTAAGCCCTTTATTGTTGCAACGTGGTATAGACCCCCAAATTCACCTTTTGAATTATTCTCTACGTTCGAAGACTTTGTCGGAAAGCTTGATGCGGATGGAAAAGAATATTACTTCATGGGTGATTTCAACTGCAATATGCTTCCAGCGTCTTTTTATAACGCTTATACTCAGGCTTTGTTGAATATCACTGATATCTATAATTTAAAACAGCTTATTACAGAGCCAACAAGAATTACGCCATTGAGTAGCACCCTAATCGATGTTATTTTTACTAATCTTCCAGACAATACTACTTGTTCTGGAGTGTCTCATATTGGAATTAGTGATCACAGTTTGATCTACGTCTACCGTAAGATTTCGTCACCTTCTGTTATCAAGGGAACTAGCACTATTACATATAGACAATTTAAGAATTTCAATCGCAATACTTTTCGCTCTGACATTTTAGCCCAGCCATGGGATGATCTCAAGGGAGTACATAACCCTAATGAAATGTGgctaaaatggaaaactttATTCCTAGAGGTGTCTGATGTACATACTCCCCTCCGATCTAAGCGCGTTCGTGGTTTCAAAAATCCGTGGATAACTACGGAGCTTAAGAAAATGATGCATTTAAGAGATCGACTTAAAATAAGGCCATACGGTCTGGTGACGCTATCGACTGGAATAATTTTAAGAGGTCACGTAACAATGTGA
- the LOC141879314 gene encoding uncharacterized protein LOC141879314 isoform X2, producing the protein MENRNFRSYTVQDLVNKMKKLRQKYKQEKDKSSRSGTGKRKKWKFFEIIDRTLCDKPQVKPPLVIDSSASSTADLHDTVNDENSEKALLCTEGTTVQGNEEKHKAKDQEDCKITSRAPNKKRKRSNMEKSLDVFCERFTQISKEETERHLKAEEDRHKREMDFQLKQAQLENERRRSEREHEMNVLRLILSHGHVSTGRIHYPPNDNWGQNYPGMSANSMFQPCIPTHSSMDNISVSDSDGSTFATL; encoded by the exons ATGGAAAATAGAAATTTTAGAAGTTACACAGTGCAAGATCTggtgaataaaatgaaaaagttgcgacaaaaatataaacaagagAAAGACAAGTCCAGCAGGAGTGGAAcaggcaaaagaaaaaaatggaagtTCTTTGAAATTATTGACAGAACATTGTGTGACAAACCACAAGTGAAACCACCTCTTGTCATTGACTCATCTGCATCTTCCACTGCTGATCTTCATGACACAGTTAATGATGAAAACTCtgaaaaag cATTGCTGTGCACTGAGGGCACAACTGTGCAGggaaatgaggaaaaacatAAGGCTAAAGATCAGGAAGATTGCAAGATCACATCAAGAGCACCCAACAAAAAGCGTAAAAGGTCAAACATGGAAAAAAGCCTTGATGTGTtttgtgaaagatttactcagatatcaaaagaagaaactgAAAG GCATCTAAAAGCTGAAGAAGATCGGCACAAACGAGAGATGGATTTTCAGCTAAAGCAAGCAcagttggaaaatgaaaggcGACGTTCAGAAAGGGAACATGAAATGAATGTTTTAAGATTAATATTAAGCCATGGGCATGTTTCTACAGGACGTATTCATTATCCCCCTAATGACAATTGGGGGCAAAATTACCCAGGGATGTCAGCCAATTCAATGTTCCAACCATGTATTCCCACGCACTCTAGTATGGACAACATTTCTGTTTCCGACTCAGATGGCTCAACATTTGCAACCTTGTAG
- the LOC141879314 gene encoding uncharacterized protein LOC141879314 isoform X3, translated as MENRNFRSYTVQDLVNKMKKLRQKYKQEKDKSSRSGTGKRKKWKFFEIIDRTLCDKPQVKPPLVIDSSASSTADLHDTVNDENSEKGDNDNHDNDVSYDGSQPSLPFEEQDFTLCRWAKMERYRMNGHCCALRAQLCREMRKNIRLKIRKIARSHQEHPTKSVKGQTWKKALMCFVKDLLRYQKKKLKGI; from the exons ATGGAAAATAGAAATTTTAGAAGTTACACAGTGCAAGATCTggtgaataaaatgaaaaagttgcgacaaaaatataaacaagagAAAGACAAGTCCAGCAGGAGTGGAAcaggcaaaagaaaaaaatggaagtTCTTTGAAATTATTGACAGAACATTGTGTGACAAACCACAAGTGAAACCACCTCTTGTCATTGACTCATCTGCATCTTCCACTGCTGATCTTCATGACACAGTTAATGATGAAAACTCtgaaaaag GTGACAATGACAATCATGATAATGACGTCTCTTATGATGGTTCTCAACCATCACTCCCCTTTGAAGAGCAAG ATTTTACACTTTGCAGATGGGCAAAAATGGAAAGATACCGGATGAATGGA cATTGCTGTGCACTGAGGGCACAACTGTGCAGggaaatgaggaaaaacatAAGGCTAAAGATCAGGAAGATTGCAAGATCACATCAAGAGCACCCAACAAAAAGCGTAAAAGGTCAAACATGGAAAAAAGCCTTGATGTGTtttgtgaaagatttactcagatatcaaaagaagaaactgAAAG GCATCTAA